In Mobula hypostoma chromosome 11, sMobHyp1.1, whole genome shotgun sequence, the following are encoded in one genomic region:
- the LOC134354400 gene encoding ATP-sensitive inward rectifier potassium channel 11-like, whose protein sequence is MLARKGIIPDEYLLTRLVEDNLSQPRYCTRSRKARFVSKNGGCNVAHKNIREQGRFLQDVFTTLVDLKWPYTLVIFTMSFLCSWIVFAMLWWLIAFAHGDLDAGQEGAVPCITSIKSFTSAFLFSIEVQVTIGFGGRMVTEECPMAITILIIQNITGLIVNAVMLGCIFMKTAQANRRAETIIFSKHAVIAQRNGKLCFMFRVGDLRKSMIISATIRMQLVKKTTTQEGEVIPISQIDIQVENSVQPNAIFLVSPLIISHTIDEKSPLYALSESDLQQEDLEVVVLLEGVVETTGITTQVRTSYLPEEILWGHRFVPIVTEEEGRYAVDYSKFGNTVKTNMPLYSAMARERQGRSERRDNGPKHRLTALRRRSSSEIINSSPAGVKSFVRFQSVDCLSGL, encoded by the coding sequence ATGCTGGCGAGGAAGGGCATCATCCCAGACGAGTACCTGCTGACCAGATTAGTGGAGGACAACCTGTCACAGCCCCGATACTGCACCAGGTCGAGGAAGGCCCGTTTCGTCTCAAAGAACGGAGGCTGCAATGTGGCCCACAAGAACATCCGAGAGCAGGGGCGCTTCCTTCAAGACGTTTTCACCACCCTGGTGGACCTTAAGTGGCCGTACACGTTGGTGATCTTCACCATGTCCTTCCTGTGCAGCTGGATTGTGTTCGCCATGCTCTGGTGGCTCATTGCCTTCGCCCACGGAGACTTGGATGCTGGGCAGGAGGGGGCCGTGCCTTGCATCACCAGCATCAAGTCTTTCACCTCTGCCTTCCTTTTCTCCATCGAGGTGCAGGTGACCATAGGGTTCGGCGGCAGGATGGTGACAGAGGAGTGCCCGATGGCCATCACCATCCTTATCATCCAGAACATAACGGGCCTCATCGTCAACGCCGTCATGCTGGGCTGTATTTTCATGAAGACCGCCCAGGCCAACCGCAGAGCGGAGACCATCATCTTCAGCAAGCACGCGGTCATAGCGCAGAGGAACGGTAAGCTCTGCTTCATGTTCCGGGTGGGCGACCTGAGGAAGAGCATGATCATCAGCGCGACCATCCGAATGCAACTGGTGAAGAAGACCACTACGCAGGAGGGGGAGGTGATCCCCATCTCCCAGATCGACATCCAGGTTGAGAACTCGGTGCAACCCAACGCCATCTTCCTAGTGTCCCCCCTGATCATAAGCCACACCATTGACGAGAAGAGCCCGCTCTACGCTCTGTCCGAGTCTGATCTCCAGCAAGAAGATCTTGAGGTGGTGGTCCTGCTGGAAGGTGTGGTGGAGACCACAGGCATCACGACCCAAGTGCGTACCTCCTACCTGCCGGAGGAGATACTCTGGGGCCATAGGTTCGTGCCCATCGTGACTGAGGAAGAGGGCAGGTACGCGGTTGACTATTCCAAGTTTGGCAACACCGTGAAGACTAACATGCCCCTGTACAGCGCGATGGCGCGAGAGAGGCAGGGGAGAAGTGAGCGCAGGGACAATGGGCCAAAACATCGGCTGACTGCTCTGCGCAGAAGGAGCTCCTCGGAGATCATCAACTCATCGCCAGCGGGCGTAAAGTCATTTGTGCGATTTCAGTCGGTCGACTGTTTATCAGGTCTGTAG